CCGGGGTCGGCGGCGGCTCCTTGTCCTTGGCGAAGGCGGGGGACATGCCCAGCACGATCAGGGCGCATGCACCCGCGAGCATCGCCGAACCCGGTCGCTGCATTGCCATCTGCCCATTCCCCTTGCCGATTTCCGCCATGGACTAGCCGCCCCGCCGCCGCGCCGCAAGATTGCGATATGCCGCAACGCTGCTTAGAGTGATGTCAGTAACGAAAAGCCGAGGACAAAACGCCCGATGGACAGCCCTTATGACTGGTCGACCAATTACCGCCATCCGACGGCTTGGGATCAGGAGTTTGCGCCGCTGTCGCTTCCCGACATGCTGGCCGCCAGCGTCGCGCGGCGCGGCGATGCGCCGATGCTCGACTTCCTCGGCCGCCGCTTCGGCTATGCCGAGGTCGCGAGCGGCGCCGCCCGCGTCGCGCGCGGCTTGCAGCAGCGCGGGATCGGCAAGGGCAGCCGTGTCGGGCTGTTCCTTCCCAACGTTCCCCACTATGTCGCCGCTTATTATGGCGCGCTCGCCGCCGGCGCGACGGTGGTCAATTTCTCGCCACTCTACACCGTCGCCGAGCTGGAAGCACAGGTCGAGGATTCGGGCACCGACATCCTGTTCACGATCAGCGCCGCGGCATTGCTGCCGACCGCGCTCGCGGTGCTCGACGGGTCGAGCCTGCGCCACCTTGTCGTCGGTTCGGTCGCCGGCGGGTTGCCCGCCGCCAAGTCGATGCTCTATCGCCTGTTCAAGCGCAAGGAGACCGCGCCGCTTCCCGACGACCCGCGCATTACGCGTTTTTCGGCGCTGGTCGCCAATGACGGCCGTCCCGATCCGGTGGCGATCGATCCCGCAACCGACATCGCGCTGATTCAATATACCGGCGGCACCACCGGCACGCCGAAGGGCGCCAAGCTGACGCACCAGAATCTGACCGCCAACGCGCGGCAGGTGAATGCGATCGATCCGGATCACGACGCCGAGGACCGCATCCTCGGCGTCCTCCCCTTCTTCCATGTCTTCGCCAACACCTGCGTCCTCAACCGCACCGTCCTTAACGGCGGGACGATCACGATGCTGCCGCGCTTCGACGCGAAACAGGCGCTGGAAGCGATCACGCGGACGAAAACGACCGCCCTGCCCGGCGTACCGACGATGTACCAGGCGCTGCTCGATCACCCCGATCTTGCCAAGACCGATTTCTCCAGCCTGCGCGTCTGCATCTCGGGCGGCGCGCCGATGCCCGCCGAACTCCGCGAAAAATTCGTCGCCGCCACCGGGGCGTCGCTGGTCGAAGGGTATGGCCTCACCGAAAGTTCGGGCGTCGTCGCGACCAATCCCTATGACGGCTCCGTCAAGCCGGGGACGATCGGCCAGCCGCTACCCGCCACGCACCTACGCCTTGTCGACAAGGAGGACCCGATGCGGCCGGCGCCGGCGGGCGAGCCCGGCGAGCTGGTGGTCAAGGGACCGCAGATCATGCAGGGCTATTGGAACCGCCCCGACGCAGACAAGGACAGCTTCACCGAGGACGGCTGGCTGCGCACCGGCGACGTCGCGACGATCGACGCCGACGGCTATGTCCGGATCGTCGACCGGCTGAAGGACATGATCGCGGTCGGCGGCTTCAAGGTCTATCCGAGCGTGATCGAGGCGCATCTTCACGAACATCCGGCGGTGAAGGAAGCGATCGTACTCGGCG
The Sphingopyxis macrogoltabida genome window above contains:
- a CDS encoding long-chain-fatty-acid--CoA ligase, with protein sequence MDSPYDWSTNYRHPTAWDQEFAPLSLPDMLAASVARRGDAPMLDFLGRRFGYAEVASGAARVARGLQQRGIGKGSRVGLFLPNVPHYVAAYYGALAAGATVVNFSPLYTVAELEAQVEDSGTDILFTISAAALLPTALAVLDGSSLRHLVVGSVAGGLPAAKSMLYRLFKRKETAPLPDDPRITRFSALVANDGRPDPVAIDPATDIALIQYTGGTTGTPKGAKLTHQNLTANARQVNAIDPDHDAEDRILGVLPFFHVFANTCVLNRTVLNGGTITMLPRFDAKQALEAITRTKTTALPGVPTMYQALLDHPDLAKTDFSSLRVCISGGAPMPAELREKFVAATGASLVEGYGLTESSGVVATNPYDGSVKPGTIGQPLPATHLRLVDKEDPMRPAPAGEPGELVVKGPQIMQGYWNRPDADKDSFTEDGWLRTGDVATIDADGYVRIVDRLKDMIAVGGFKVYPSVIEAHLHEHPAVKEAIVLGVPDAYRGEVPKAYVTIEDGASATGEELAAWLNPQLGKHERVSAVEVRLNLPKTMIGKLDRKALRAEEAAA